The genomic DNA ATACAAActttaaaatatctatttttttggGCAAAACCCATGGATCTAACCCGTCAAAGTAACCGATAAaccctaaacacttttaaaaccGTTAATCCAAGGATTTTAGTTAATTTacacaaattaatcaataataaacgCAACAACAATAGCCCATCTTAAAAAAGTGGTTGAAGAAAGTtactttaaattgaaaattaatatttccgaatttcatattaaatattttagagtatAGTTTTACTTTTGTATCATGtaatctaaaattcaaattgaatttgagtcaaaagatttaatttatttttgaaattgaattgaacttgaGATAAAAGGTGTTCGTCTTgctttggtttgaatttatgactcgAATCTATAATTAGAATTTGTGgtataatttggtttgaattcattgCTCAAATCTATAATTTACCCCTTCTTGATATACCATGTCAACAATAGCTTGCATCGATTTCATCTACGACTGATTTTTGCATGTTCCCTCGTAGCCTATGTAGTTCAGCTTGAGTTTCACCGACCCTGGGGTGTGATTGATCACCAGAAGAGAATACATGAACATCGCTTCTAGCCTCAATCCAGCTCAGACCTGGATCCTTTTCCAGCACCAAGCCTCTTATCTTTCTCCTCATTTCTGCGACACCCTCCCATCTTCCAGCAGCAGCATAAAGATTGGAAAGCAAGATACAAGTAGCACTATCCTCAGGATCCAATCCTAAAACTTGCTCTGCTGCATGAATTCCTTTGATGAAATTTCTATTAATGACACATGAGCTTAGCAAAGTTCTCCACATTTCTAGACGGTTTTTGTTATTAGGGGCGTCAATAATCAAAACTTCTGCCTCATTTTGCAATCCTGCTCGACTTAACAAACTTACCATGCAAGAGTAATGTTTTGGCCCTGGAATTATGCCATATTCCTTCATATGATTCCATAAGACCTTCCCTCTCTCGACAAACCCACTGTGGGCACAAGCAGACAGCAGAGACAAAAATGTTACTTGATCCGGCCTTAGGCCTCGTCTTAGAATTGCCTCAAAGAAATTTAATGCCTCCTCTGCCATTCCAAACTGACTATATCCACCAAGCATTGCATTCCAGCACTTCAAATCGGGATCCTGAACTTGATCAAATATTGATTGAGCAGCTTGAATATCCCCATTTTTGGCGTACATATCCACCAGACTTCCACAAACAGACATCTTAACATCATATCCTGTTTTCATAACCTGGGAATGAATCATCTCACCTTGCTTCAAATTTGCAAGGTCAGCACATGCACTTAAAACTCCACTAAGAGCAAAGCTATCGCTCCTGTGGCCTTCTTGACGCATTTCACAGAAATATTTAATTGCACATTCTTCATCGCCCATTCTCGAATGACCAATGATCATCTCTGTCCAGAGAATTACATCCTTTTCTGAAATCAACTTAAATATCTTATCAGAATATTTGGCTTCAGCATTTTTGAAATACATAGACAATAGTGCAGTTCCTACAAAAATGCTCCTATCATATCCTGCTTTTGAGACCAAAGCATGCAGAGGTTTCCCATAATAAGAAGCTGGGAAAGCACAAGTTGCAGATATGATGGCTGCAAAACTATATTCATCGGGTTCAGGGAATGACAGTCTCAGCAGCTGAACAAACATATCCATTGCCTTTTCCCCATCTCCATTTTCCAAATACCCAGCAATCATTGAGTTCCATGAAACTAAGTCAACATTTTCACTGCGACTAAAAACACTGAATGCTGTATGGGTGGCACCACAATTAAAGTACATGTCAAGCAAGGCATTTTGTATAGGCAAATCAGCATTTATGTTTGAAGTGATCACTCGGCCGTGAATAATTTTTCCAAAACTATAGTCTCCAACTCTGCTACAAGCATTTAAAATCATTGAATACGTGAATTGGTTAGGAGTTACACCCGACCTCACCATTGCACCATATAGATAAAGCCCTTCATTTATCATATCATTCTTCAAGTTCCCAAAAATTATACTATTCCAAGCAGTGGCATCTTTGTCATTTATGCAAGCGAAAATTCTCTGGGCAGATTCCAAATCTCTACAACTCGAGTACATCCCAAGTAAAGATGTTTGaacacaaatattattaaaaaatccgTGTTTTATTACTTGGGTATGAAGCAATGAACCCATCAACCGATCCTCAAGCGACGAAGCCGCCTGCACCAGGCTCGTGAAAGTCGAGCCATTAGGCCTGATGCATTCATATTCCATTCGGGACATCAATTTGACGGCCATATTTCCACAATTAGGATCACGAGAATAGGCTGCAATGAGGGCATTATATGAAACCGGACTTCTCTTCGGCATTCCATCGAACACTCGTTGGGCGTCTCTGAATGAGCCGCATCGCAAGTACATTGAGATTACATTGTTAAGTGGATATGGAGATTGGACGTTGGCAGGTGTGGCAGTAGTAAGGATGAGAGCGTGAATTTGACGCGCTCCTTTTATCGAGGTTATGGAGCTGCATATTTGAATGAGAGTCGCTACAGCAGAGGGTTCATGTAATGGCGGCATAAAGGAAGGAGGACTTTGGCGGTTCCCCCGCAGATGCAAACGTTAAAAAGCACCAAAAAGCATCGTTTAGTTGTATGCGTGTTTCTGTTTCTCCTTAAAACGCGGCGTTTTCAAGCCTCACTGCAGCCAGTCACCATTTAACTGAAACATTTCAAATTCGAAGCAAATTTGAAGCCGGAAGAAAAGGCTGAAAATGTCTCGTGACTCAAAATTCTCGCAGCTTTACCGTCTGATCAATGATTCAGTCCGTCCATATGCCGTTAGTTCTCTCATATCTCTTCactttattattatcaatattttgaattttgctcGTCTCTGTAAATTCTATCTCAACCGTATTTGTAGGAATCGGAGATAGTTTCATTAACGAAAGAACAGGAGAAAGAACTTCTCGTTTCTCTTTCTCAGGTTTTCCTggatttctatttttaatataacctAACATCTCTACTTTCAACATATTTGCTTACTTCTGTAATCATTTATAAAGTTACTTCTGTTgcagattttgaaaaaaattcagCTATGGACTCGTGAACTTGACTGTGATTCTTACGATGAACTGGAAATCAGTTCTGAAGATCATCTCTATTTATTTCAGATAATAGCTGACatggtaattaatttaattatacagTGGATATTTTGTTCACCTTGTGTAGCGTAACTTTAGTAAGGTTTTAGTCACTGCTATATTAGGAATTACAGATAGTGTTCACTAGTTAAAATGTCGCTAAATAAAGAACTTCAACACAATATTTGCACAGAGCATAATCTGATTTTTCATCAGTGAAAGAGATCTTATTTATACAGACATTGGATCTTTCTTGAATCAGTTCCTACAGATAAGTCCTCAAATCAACTTTTAGCACAGCTTCGGGATGCTCTAAATCTTCCCTATTTCATTGGTACTGCTGAGTCAGCTGCTACCTTTTGCTTGATTGTAGGGTAGTTCAATTGGTTGAAACCTTCCAGTTTCATTTTCTCTAGCAATGTTCACTTTTTAGCTATCTGTAATTGTAATGAAAATGGGAGTAACAGACACATCTTTTCTGTAGATGCTATTCTCTTTTCTGTAAAAATGTGTAAACAAATAGTGATAAATTGAAGAGTTTAAGTTATTGTAAATTCTATAGTATATGATAAGCGCATTTAAGGTCTCcatgttttgtgttttgttgcAGGTATTTTTGCTTGGTGTTAAGAGTCACTTTGTTCAACATCTGGCTGGCAACATTCTAGTTATTATCTCCGAGCTTCTGTCTACATCTGTATGCcaatatattagattttaatttgtatttgcACATGTGAAGACTATTACAATGGTAGCTTCagtgtttttttctttataattctTCTGCAGGGAAGCAAC from Mangifera indica cultivar Alphonso chromosome 16, CATAS_Mindica_2.1, whole genome shotgun sequence includes the following:
- the LOC123199302 gene encoding pentatricopeptide repeat-containing protein At3g50420; its protein translation is MPPLHEPSAVATLIQICSSITSIKGARQIHALILTTATPANVQSPYPLNNVISMYLRCGSFRDAQRVFDGMPKRSPVSYNALIAAYSRDPNCGNMAVKLMSRMEYECIRPNGSTFTSLVQAASSLEDRLMGSLLHTQVIKHGFFNNICVQTSLLGMYSSCRDLESAQRIFACINDKDATAWNSIIFGNLKNDMINEGLYLYGAMVRSGVTPNQFTYSMILNACSRVGDYSFGKIIHGRVITSNINADLPIQNALLDMYFNCGATHTAFSVFSRSENVDLVSWNSMIAGYLENGDGEKAMDMFVQLLRLSFPEPDEYSFAAIISATCAFPASYYGKPLHALVSKAGYDRSIFVGTALLSMYFKNAEAKYSDKIFKLISEKDVILWTEMIIGHSRMGDEECAIKYFCEMRQEGHRSDSFALSGVLSACADLANLKQGEMIHSQVMKTGYDVKMSVCGSLVDMYAKNGDIQAAQSIFDQVQDPDLKCWNAMLGGYSQFGMAEEALNFFEAILRRGLRPDQVTFLSLLSACAHSGFVERGKVLWNHMKEYGIIPGPKHYSCMVSLLSRAGLQNEAEVLIIDAPNNKNRLEMWRTLLSSCVINRNFIKGIHAAEQVLGLDPEDSATCILLSNLYAAAGRWEGVAEMRRKIRGLVLEKDPGLSWIEARSDVHVFSSGDQSHPRVGETQAELHRLRGNMQKSVVDEIDASYC